The Kitasatospora setae KM-6054 genome contains a region encoding:
- a CDS encoding 1-acyl-sn-glycerol-3-phosphate acyltransferase: MHRTPPSPGLSRAARLRGGAFAAAGDALALGALTVFLLLLSPLLLLLGLLRPLLPARATAPARLPLVWAAYLTGFSLTALAGSLRLRARRAGPDAWRLLGVRAGRRFRLLTEGWTGLRFQVDPPEPLPDPGRPVVVLARHAGILNTQLAITAVTAVLGRGPRGIAKRCVALEPGLRALLRGVPLVLFRWNRAGRAAALAELTDQARNLGPGEALWLYPEGTNYSAARRAASIARLRARGQDALADRAAAMPHLLPPHLPGALAVLSAVDPSALVLVCGHTGPERLLPWMLGPGYTPGPGDLVRLRWWSFRADQVPTEQQQFADWLYDRWQQLDTWIAGPATAPAAPPHPAGDLDPA; this comes from the coding sequence ATGCACAGGACTCCGCCCTCCCCGGGGCTCTCCCGGGCTGCCCGGCTGCGCGGCGGCGCGTTCGCCGCGGCCGGGGACGCCCTCGCCCTCGGCGCCCTGACGGTGTTTCTGCTCCTCCTCTCCCCGCTGCTGCTCCTGCTCGGCCTGCTCCGGCCGCTGCTGCCCGCCCGCGCCACCGCCCCGGCCCGGCTGCCGCTGGTCTGGGCCGCCTACCTGACCGGGTTCTCGCTGACCGCGCTGGCCGGCTCGCTGCGGCTGCGGGCCCGCCGGGCCGGCCCGGACGCCTGGCGGCTGCTCGGCGTCCGGGCCGGCCGCCGTTTCCGGCTGCTCACCGAGGGCTGGACCGGCCTGCGCTTCCAGGTCGACCCGCCAGAGCCGCTGCCCGACCCAGGCCGTCCGGTGGTGGTGCTGGCCCGGCACGCGGGCATCCTCAACACCCAGCTGGCGATCACCGCGGTCACCGCCGTGCTCGGCCGCGGCCCGCGCGGCATCGCCAAGCGCTGCGTCGCCCTGGAGCCCGGCCTGCGGGCGCTGCTGCGCGGCGTGCCGCTCGTCCTGTTCCGCTGGAACCGCGCCGGGCGGGCCGCCGCCCTCGCCGAACTCACCGACCAGGCCCGGAACCTGGGCCCAGGCGAGGCGCTCTGGCTGTACCCCGAGGGCACCAACTACAGCGCCGCCCGCCGCGCCGCCTCGATCGCCCGGCTGCGCGCCCGCGGCCAGGACGCGCTGGCCGACCGCGCCGCGGCCATGCCCCACCTCCTCCCGCCGCACCTGCCCGGCGCGCTGGCCGTGCTGAGCGCCGTCGACCCGTCCGCCCTGGTGCTGGTCTGCGGCCACACCGGCCCCGAACGCCTGCTGCCCTGGATGCTCGGCCCCGGCTACACCCCCGGCCCCGGCGACCTGGTCCGGCTCCGCTGGTGGAGCTTCCGGGCCGACCAGGTCCCCACCGAGCAGCAGCAGTTCGCCGACTGGCTGTACGACCGCTGGCAGCAGCTCGACACCTGGATCGCCGGCCCCGCCACCGCCCCCGCCGCCCCGCCCCACCCCGCCGGCGACCTCGACCCGGCCTGA